A single genomic interval of Celeribacter indicus harbors:
- a CDS encoding ABC transporter substrate-binding protein yields MAGGVSRRRFLETAAAGAAFTLGGLPVGIGRAQTASTVRFGLSSFPPNLHPYEYTGTAALSVKLTLHRGLLSYDANGNLRPELAEEWSQPDASTYRFSLRPGAVFHDGSPVEAEDVRWSFEWIAAEESTAHLRADFQAIEAIEIEDAQTLTVRLSEPSVTFAQTLASGYAPVVSRNSVAPDFIGAGPFTLGQVERGQSITVEKAPEFVREGVPVVDRIFFNAMPDENLRTAALASGDVDIIEYVSTHNMQPIEDADGTHVASVNGPFMYLVFNTTEGPTADPRVRRAIGYAIDRDALNAFGFTGMGNTIDGLPVHPNDAYDPSLVSERLVYDPERARALLAEAGAENITLELLSTAQYPQHNDTALVVQQSLAQIGISVNMNLPDWATRISEGNEGRYHIGVNGTSGAYNDPDSISTWLGGGQSPSYNRPWGYGNPRVDELLQQARQEVDTGARAELYAEIERIFIEEDLPLLPLLWRPQAYGVQDSVHDFQPLPGFLVFQTALALDGVSLG; encoded by the coding sequence ATGGCAGGCGGGGTTTCCCGGCGCAGGTTCCTGGAGACGGCCGCTGCCGGCGCAGCTTTTACGCTGGGCGGCCTTCCTGTCGGGATCGGGCGTGCGCAAACCGCGTCGACCGTGCGTTTCGGGCTGTCGTCCTTCCCGCCCAACCTGCATCCCTACGAATACACCGGCACCGCGGCCCTGTCCGTGAAGTTGACGCTGCATCGCGGATTGCTGAGTTACGACGCGAACGGGAACCTGCGTCCCGAGCTTGCCGAGGAGTGGAGCCAGCCCGATGCGTCGACCTACCGCTTCAGCCTCCGTCCGGGCGCGGTGTTTCACGATGGCTCGCCCGTGGAGGCGGAGGATGTGCGCTGGAGCTTCGAGTGGATTGCCGCCGAGGAGTCGACCGCGCATTTGCGCGCCGATTTCCAGGCGATCGAGGCAATCGAGATAGAGGACGCCCAGACGCTGACCGTCCGGCTGAGCGAGCCGAGCGTGACGTTCGCCCAGACTCTGGCAAGCGGTTACGCGCCGGTCGTCTCGCGCAATTCGGTCGCCCCGGATTTCATCGGCGCCGGCCCTTTCACCCTCGGCCAGGTCGAGCGGGGCCAGTCCATCACGGTCGAGAAGGCGCCGGAATTCGTGCGTGAGGGCGTCCCTGTCGTCGACCGCATCTTCTTCAATGCGATGCCCGATGAAAACCTGCGCACCGCGGCCCTGGCTTCCGGGGATGTCGATATCATCGAATACGTGTCCACGCATAACATGCAGCCCATCGAAGATGCGGACGGCACCCATGTCGCCAGCGTCAACGGTCCGTTCATGTATCTCGTCTTCAACACCACCGAAGGGCCGACCGCAGATCCGCGTGTGCGCCGCGCCATCGGCTATGCGATCGACCGCGACGCCCTGAACGCATTCGGCTTTACCGGTATGGGCAACACGATCGACGGTCTGCCGGTCCACCCGAACGACGCCTACGATCCCTCGCTGGTCTCCGAGCGTCTCGTCTACGATCCCGAACGGGCAAGGGCTCTGCTTGCGGAGGCGGGAGCGGAGAACATCACCCTCGAACTGCTTTCCACGGCGCAATATCCGCAACACAACGATACCGCGCTCGTGGTGCAGCAGTCGCTTGCGCAGATCGGGATCTCGGTGAACATGAACCTGCCCGACTGGGCGACGCGGATTTCCGAAGGCAATGAGGGGCGATACCATATCGGCGTGAATGGCACCTCGGGGGCCTACAACGATCCGGATTCGATTTCCACCTGGCTCGGCGGCGGGCAAAGCCCCAGCTACAACCGGCCCTGGGGCTATGGCAATCCTCGGGTGGACGAGTTGCTCCAGCAGGCCCGGCAGGAGGTCGATACAGGCGCCCGCGCAGAGTTGTATGCGGAGATCGAACGGATCTTCATCGAGGAGGATCTGCCGCTTCTGCCGCTTTTGTGGCGCCCGCAGGCCTATGGCGTTCAGGACAGCGTCCATGATTTCCAGCCGCTTCCGGGCTTCCTCGTCTTCCAGACGGCCCTGGCGCTCGACGGCGTCTCGCTGGGTTAA
- a CDS encoding LysR substrate-binding domain-containing protein: MINHRQIEAFNALMVMGSTVKAGELLGISQPAVSRLIKQLEIETQLKLFDRESGRMRPTREGLAFHREVDRAFLSLRRLEFVAHEIRTYDQGQIRIGALPALGFSFIPQVVHKYSQENPKVLIKIETTSSAIIRDVVAGGQFDLGFVADEVDISGVLSERFAAPPVVCIMPLGHPLSRKSVIRPEDLEGEPFVSLSHVDRTRQRIDALFEKAGILPNVVVETHFALSICQLVASGLGVGLINPYSLGGIAPGQLVARPFVPRLSFQTLMIYPPDRRMSSAVQAFRNIAHREIVQSLEQIFATYDVTPDAESRKAIGRIAPPGPWIRNPRV; the protein is encoded by the coding sequence ATGATCAACCACCGCCAAATCGAAGCGTTCAATGCCCTGATGGTGATGGGGAGCACGGTCAAGGCTGGCGAACTGCTGGGCATCTCGCAACCCGCCGTCAGCCGGCTCATAAAGCAACTGGAGATCGAGACGCAGCTCAAGCTTTTCGATCGGGAAAGCGGCCGCATGCGTCCGACCCGCGAAGGTCTCGCCTTTCACCGCGAGGTCGACCGCGCCTTCCTGTCCCTGCGGCGGCTCGAATTCGTTGCTCATGAGATCCGAACCTACGACCAGGGGCAGATCAGGATCGGCGCTCTGCCCGCTCTCGGATTTTCCTTTATCCCGCAGGTCGTCCACAAATACAGCCAGGAGAATCCCAAGGTCCTGATCAAGATCGAGACCACCAGCTCGGCCATCATCCGGGACGTGGTCGCAGGCGGGCAGTTCGACCTGGGATTCGTCGCCGACGAGGTCGATATTTCCGGTGTTCTCTCCGAACGGTTCGCCGCCCCGCCGGTCGTGTGCATCATGCCGCTGGGCCACCCGCTCTCCCGGAAATCCGTCATCAGGCCAGAGGATCTGGAAGGTGAGCCCTTCGTGTCCCTCTCCCATGTGGATCGAACCCGGCAGCGCATTGACGCCCTGTTCGAAAAGGCGGGCATCCTGCCGAATGTCGTGGTGGAGACGCATTTCGCCCTGTCGATTTGCCAGCTGGTCGCATCGGGCCTCGGGGTCGGGCTGATCAATCCCTACAGCCTGGGCGGCATTGCTCCCGGCCAGCTCGTTGCCAGGCCATTCGTTCCGAGATTGTCCTTCCAGACCCTGATGATCTATCCGCCGGACCGCAGGATGTCTTCGGCAGTGCAGGCGTTCCGCAACATCGCCCACCGCGAAATCGTGCAGTCGCTCGAACAGATTTTCGCAACCTATGACGTGACCCCCGACGCCGAAAGCCGCAAGGCAATCGGACGCATAGCGCCGCCGGGCCCCTGGATCAGAAATCCCCGCGTCTGA